In one window of Scyliorhinus canicula chromosome 17, sScyCan1.1, whole genome shotgun sequence DNA:
- the LOC119951312 gene encoding zinc finger protein 135-like, which produces MEKPWKCGDCGKGFNYPSQLEMHRRSHTGERPFTCSTCGKGFTQLSGLNTHQRVHARNRPFTCSECGKKFTQLSNLQTHQRVHKPFKCLACGESCKSAEELSSHQRVHIAEIPFGCSHCGIRFQTASELAVHQRVHNKEKPFKCSACGKAFTNASNLQRHRHLHSDTRPFKCSACKETFKIRGDLLRHQLSHTEERPFTCSECGKGFKDSSNLLKHQQIHTGEKPFGCSVCGSGFTRSFTLQQHQRVHTRERPFTCSVCGKGFIWSSHMTRHRRTHDGERPFACSVCGKKFTRPSHLRRHQQIHK; this is translated from the coding sequence atggagaaaccgtggaaatgtggggactgtgggaagggattcaattacccatcccagctggaaatgcatcggcgcagtcacactggggagaggccattcacctgctccacctgtgggaagggattcactcagttatctggTTTAAatacccaccagcgagttcacgctCGGaatagaccgttcacctgctccgagtgtgggaagaaattcactcagttatccaattTGCAAACCCACCAGAGAGTCCACAAGCCTTTTAAATGCTTAGCCTGCGGGGAGAGCTGTAAAAGTGCCGAGGAATTGTCGTCCCATCAGCGCGTCCACATTGCCGAGATCCCATTCGGCTGCTCCCACTGCGGGATCAGATTCCAAACGGCATCAGAACTCGCCgtgcaccagcgtgttcacaaCAAGGAAAAGCCGTTCAAGTGCTCGGCGTGTGGGAAGGCATTCACGAACGCCTCCAACCTGCAACGGCACCGGCACCTTCACTCCGATacgagaccgtttaaatgttccGCCTGCAAGGAGACCTTTAAGATCCGCGGTGACCTGCTGAGGCACCAGCTCAGCCACACTgaagagaggccgttcacctgctcagagtgtgggaagggattcaaggaTTCGTCCAACCTGCTGaagcaccagcaaattcacaccggggagaagcccTTCGGCTGCTCCGTGTGCGGGTCGGGATTCACGCGGTCGTTCACCCTGCAGcagcaccagcgggttcacaccagggagaggccgttcacctgctccgtgtgcggGAAGGGGTTCATCTGGTCATCCCACATGACCAGGCACcgccgcactcacgacggggagaggccgttcgccTGCTCCGTGTGCGGGAAGAAATTCACGCGGCCGTCCCACCTGCGGAGGCATCAGCAAATTCACAAGTGA